Proteins from one Telopea speciosissima isolate NSW1024214 ecotype Mountain lineage chromosome 1, Tspe_v1, whole genome shotgun sequence genomic window:
- the LOC122663713 gene encoding serine/threonine-protein kinase AFC1-like — protein sequence METQWITELPLANMDKRPRNRPRLTWDMPPPIPPPQVIPAIHCGQEYASVGVSNYAYSLYYKELPHNGSPPWRNDDKDSHYVFAIGENLIPRYRILSKMGEGTFGQVLECLDNETKELVAIKIVRSIHKYREAAMIEIDVLQKLAKHDVGGTRCVQIWNWFDYRNHICIVFEKLGPSLYDFLRKNSYRSFPIDLVREFGRQLLESVAFMHDMRLIHTDLKPANILLVSSEYVKVPDYKFLSRSARFGSYFKSLPKSSAIKLIDFGSTTFEHQDHSYVVSTRHYRAPEVILGLGWNYPCDLWSVGCILVELCSGDALFQTHENLEHLAMMERVLGPMPHHMMIRADRRAEKYFRRGAQLDWPEGAASRESTRAVWKLPRLQVGSGPFGTTGQVSTIWTKG from the exons ATGGAGACTCAGTGGATTACGGAGCTTCCTCTAGCAAACATGGATAAGCGCCCTAGGAACCGGCCTAGATTAACATGGGATATGCCCCCTCCTATTCCTCCACCCCAG GTCATTCCAGCAATCCACTGTGGGCAAGAGTATGCGAGTGTAGGAGTCTCCAACTATGCATATTCTTTGTATTACAAGGAATTGCCTCACAATGGATCACCTCCATGGCGAAATGATGATAAAGACAGCCATTATGTCTTTGCTATTGGAGAAAATTTAATTCCTCGAT ACCGAATTCTCAGCAAAATGGGCGAag GGACATTTGGGCAAGTCTTGGAATGTTTGGATAATGAAACTAAAGAACTGGTGGCAATTAAAATTGTGCGTTCTATTCACAAGTATCGTGAGGCTGCTATGATTGAAATCGATGTTCTGCAGAAGCTTGCCAAACATGATGTCGGCGGCACTCG TTGTGTGCAAATATGGAATTGGTTTGACTATCGTAATCATATTTGTAT CGTTTTTGAGAAGCTTGGACCAAGCTTATACGATTTTCTCCGCAAAAACAGCTACCGTTCTTTTCCCATTGATCTCGTTCGGGAGTTTGGAAGACAACTTTTGGAGTCTGTAGCTT TTATGCATGATATGAGACTAATTCACACGGATCTGAAGCCAGCAAATATCCTTCTTGTTTCATCAGAGTATGTCAAGGTGCCTGATTATAAG TTTCTGTCACGGTCAGCTAGGTTTGGTTCTTATTTCAAGAGCCTGCCTAAGTCTAGTGCCATTAAACTGATTGATTTTGGGAGTACAACATTCGAACATCAAGATCACAGTTATGTGGTGTCAACACGGCATTACCGCGCGCCAGAGGTTATCTTGG GGCTTGGATGGAATTATCCTTGTGATTTATGGAGTGTGGGTTGTATACTTGTTGAACTTTGCTCG GGTGATGCTCTTTTCCAAACCCATGAAAACTTGGAACATCTTGCCATGATGGAGAGGGTTTTAGGCCCTATGCCACACCATATGATGATTAGAGCAGA CCGCCGTGCTGAGAAATACTTCAGGAGGGGTGCACAACTAGATTGGCCTGAAGGTGCAGCTTCAAGGGAAAGCACGAGGGCTGTTTGGAAATTGCCTCGGTTACAG GTAGGTTCTGGACCCTTTGGGACAACTGGACAAGTAAGCACAATCTGGACCAAAGGGTGA